Proteins encoded in a region of the Quercus lobata isolate SW786 chromosome 8, ValleyOak3.0 Primary Assembly, whole genome shotgun sequence genome:
- the LOC115957513 gene encoding ubiquitin-conjugating enzyme E2 7-like: MAASQASLLLQKQLRDLCKNPVDGFSAGLVDEENVFEWSVSIIGPPDTLYEGGFFNAIMSFPSNYPNSPPSVRFTSEIWHPNVYSDGKVCISILHPPGDDPNGYERASERWSPVHTVESIILSIISMLSSPNDESPANVDAAKQWRDQRDEFRKKVSRCVRKSQEML; the protein is encoded by the exons ATGGCTGCGTCTCAAGCAAGCCTGCTCCTCCAAAAGCAGCTCAGAG aTCTCTGTAAAAACCCGGTTGATGGCTTCTCAGCTGGTCTGGTTGACGAGGAAAACGTGTTCGAGTGGAGCGTATCGATTATTGGCCCTCCTGATACTCTCTA TGAGGGGGGTTTCTTTAATGCCATCATGAGCTTTCCCTCTAATTACCCTAACAGCCCTCCATCGGTGAGGTTTACCTCAGAGATATGGCATCCTAATG TTTACTCAGATGGAAAGGTTTGCATTTCAATTCTCCATCCCCCTGGTGATGATCCAAATGGCTATGAGCGAGCAAGCGAACGTTGGAGTCCAGTCCATAca GTTGAGAGCATAATTTTGAGTATTATATCAATGCTTTCAAGCCCTAACGATGAATCTCCTGCAAATGTGGATGCTGCA aAACAATGGAGAGACCAAAGGGACGAGTTCAGAAAGAAAGTCAGTCGCTGTGTCAGAAAATCACAAGAAATGTTATAA
- the LOC115954949 gene encoding uncharacterized protein LOC115954949, giving the protein MHKLTPKMKREQIQICLFLALILIASQCYHSTAMRMHTAESVAFKLKSAQARKSSATEFKSFTWSKSGIHVRENVKKVPSGPNPIGNKHPPSGHN; this is encoded by the exons ATGCATAAGCTCACGCCAAAGATGAAGAGAGAACAGATCCAAATATGTCTTTTCTTGGCCTTAATCCTTATTGCTTCTCAATGTTATCACTCCACAGCTATGAGGATGCACACTGCAGAATCAG TTGCTTTCAAGCTCAAATCTGCACAAGCAAGAAAAAGCTCAGCCACAGAATTCAAGTCATTCACTTGG AGCAAATCAGGAATTCATGTCAGAGAAAATGTTAAGAAGGTTCCTTCAGGACCCAACCCTATTGGTAATAAGCACCCACCATCTGGTCATAACTGA